A window of Quercus robur chromosome 12, dhQueRobu3.1, whole genome shotgun sequence genomic DNA:
TCCCCTTAAGTTTCAATAAAACTCTTTCAACTTTGCTTCAAAAAAGAAAGTGTATGCCTCTCTCATTAGGGGCCAAAACTcgcttatccaaaaaaaaaaattcttcataatcaatctgCCAATCAGCTTGTACACCCCTCAAGTGGTGAATTTCTGGAAATTGCCACGGAGTTTGAAAGATTTGgccttcaaaagaaaaattatcttatggCTCGTTTTATGAAGTGCACCTCTCACAAGCATGTAATTCCCCTACATGCTTGTGAGGGGCATTTCACATTATGTTGAGAACATGACATAATTGTCATGGAAGTAGTTCCTTTTTCTATACAAACTTATTCTCCCAAAGTATCACTGAGGTGGACCGAAATAAACCGAAGTgaaccaaagtggacagaaaatgatcaaaatagaCCGAATAGAcaaaaatggaccaaagtagaccgaatggaccaaaattgaaaactaaaggGGAGggaccgagagagagagagatagaaagagaaagaataaaggGAATTAACATGACGTAAAAACCTCAATACATAGCGGAAAACTTTGTATGCTCATATATGTACAATTAAGATATAGGTATTGACGTATTGTAATGAACCTATTGAATGGTATTCAAAGTTAACTAGATACTAAATTGGTTATAGACAAGTCCGAAATTACAATGctgtaaaattattattatttacgcTCTCaggtaaaaaatattttgataatccTCTCAGGTAAAATCAGGATCATTTTATTTGTACTCCAAAAGAGACTAAACTAGTATTAGACCTTGATATTTCTAAAGGCATCTGAATAGGACAACAAGGCTTTCTGATCGGAAAAACTTCCCAGAAGAAAGAGCAAATGAGAAGTACATACATGAAAATATTAGCATGTGAAATTCTTATAAAACTGGCCTTCCGAGGCATCTCAGCATCTTCATTCGAACTTTCTAAGTAACCAATGCCAGTTGTCGATAGAGGTTAAACTGAATTGGGCTCCCAAACCCCAAATTATATGTTTCAACTGCAGCTGCCCATCTATCAATAAGCTGGGCCTGGAATCTAATTATACCTGCACAACGTTATCAGAAGGAAAGGTCCCAGGTGGAGGAAGACCACTACAGTGTATCCACTATCCCAATTCCCAGAAAAACTGGGAAAAATCAAAACACTATATTAACATAAGCAAAACAAGATCCGGACCACGACTACAAACATTTAGACAAGATCTGAAGTTCTGAGAACCAAAATGATCTTTATTGATGTAACCCAAGTTATTAATTCGGTTGCCTTTTCGAATGaagaaattattaatatttttatcttcTGGGGGTATATGTGTTTGTAAAAATATGCATCCAGGAAGTTCATGTAAGCACCGTTCTAATAATTGTAATTGCTTCCAATCAAATAAAAGATCTGCAAAGAAATGCTCTCTGTTGGGTTAGATATGTTTCTAAAGACTCGCAAGTAAATGTAACCAACATTAAAATTGTTAGCAGTTCCTTCAAAGCGTATCAAGATCAAAATAAAAGGGAATGAAGCACATCATTCATGCCACATTtataagaacaaaataaataattattttacaaagtacAATGTGACGAATCTGATCTGCGTATGTGAACCCACCACCAAGTAAAAACACAATTCCTATGTGGGCATGaccataataaaattgaaaaagtttgtaACAAGATGATATGAGCCCGTTATGTCATTGATGATTACACCAGAGttatattgtagcaaaatatgTCTAGAAATCCTCATCACCCGCATTGGCAGCATAGTGGCCAGCGTTTCTACCCTGTACAGAGACCAAAAAGAACGAATAAAAAAATGGATCACAAAATGGAAAACTTATCAACCAAGAGCATCGACATGGCAACAGCAGCTATATATTCATTACCATCCTATTTGCTACAAGTAAAATTGGCTCCAAAAATCTGGAAGACCTTATAAAAACTATCTTTCAGTATACAGTCAACAAATTCAGGTTGCCTAGATAAAGCTGGTACATAAGCTACACAGAGCACAGCTCACATGACATACAGACGCCTCAAAATCACAAAAAGAGCTTGTCAGGATCCAACATTTACCTAGTTAAGACTCCCAATCAAGATTTGCTTCTACGACAAATCAAATCTGGATCTCAAAGAATTAATTTGTTTATATGTAATTTATATCATTAGTCCTTGTTTACAATGTAAGCGCATAACTACACATCCAAATTATATCCACATCTTTAGATTGTCTCAAATTCATACATATTGGATTTATATTGGACTTCACATTCCATTATATATAATTGGATTCAAAAGCATTTGACTATATATGAACAGATTTCAAATCTGGACAAGCAGGGAACTTCTAAATCTGCACTCAAAACTCCCCACATAAGAAGACAGGGTTAATCCCTGATTGGGTAGATAGTCACAAAGGCAggttcaaaatcacaaacccaggACACACGAATATCCTAGTGAGAGTTTGCCACTCAAGCCCCTCCCCCTCCCTCAAGGACACAAAGAAGCAaaagaggaatttttttttccttttcattttaagGAGATAGCAGCCTTTTAAGTTCCAGTAGGAAAAATATGTACAAATCAAGTGTGTCTAACGTTCTAATTTATATGatctcaaaaatataatttatgtgCATAAGTAAGCCCAATCAAACAACTGCATCAATTAACCTAACCAACTAAAGTCTTTCATAAGGAAAAGACCCACCTCAGATAACATTCTCTGTTTGTTAAGTAGTTGGGTCCTAGCCTTGCTCACAACTGAGTTTGGTGACTTATACATCCTCtgttcaaaagagagagaaaaaaaaaaaagaataaatatataaacaaaaaggtACATAAACAATATGGAAAAGGTAACCACTTAAAATGATGCTTATCCCTCCAAAGATAACACAAAGCAATGAGGTACATGCAGCTAGGAGGAATTGATAAGAACCAACCTTATCGGTACTAGATATACGATATTCATCATCTAGAAGATGCTTTTTCTTTGGTGTGAACTCAAAGACATCTTGAAGGAATTTGTTTTCCTGCTttgatcattttaaaaaaatttcccatgATCATTCAGACGAGCAATTAATTTGACAATAGACAACAAGAAAATCTAGAAGATGACAGAGGACCATGTGGAGAAGGAAACAAACCTGCATATGCTTAATGAAGCCTCCCCCAAGAAAGCGCTTCAAAAAGTTTAACTGTAAAAATTTGGACTGATATGAACATTTGAAGTTGGGGACATtcacaataatatatataaaggaggaggtggtggtggtaaAACTAGAACCTGTATCATTTGAtaccatgatgatgtttttaatgatTCCCCACCAATCTTCACTGTGTTCTCAGGACTACAGCCATCCTAATATAATAAGTACAATCAGTATTGAAGCCCACATGAAAAATATGACATCTAGGTTTGTAGAGAACAAAATAAGTACctcaaaaaattccaaaatatccCGAAACAAGTTCCGTTGGCTGTTAAGATCTTTCTTAGCAGAACCTTTACCACCTGCCTCAGCGGAAAGGTCTCTGACTTTATTTACGATTTTCCCCTTCAATCCTTGCACACGTGAAAATCCTTCCTGGTTTTTACTTCTTTCTGGAGTCGAGATATCAATTGACCCTTTAACTTCCCCAGAAAACTTCTCCACGCTTCCTATCTCAAAAATTAGAGCAAGCGCTTCACCAGCAGCAATGCGTACAGACCGGTCATCCTTGTCTAGGAGACTAGATAAATATGATATAGACCTGCAAAATTACCCAAAGATATAAGTCGCTTTTCTTTATTAAGTTGGCAAGCAGCCGAGCACCACTTTTGGGCTTTTCTGTTCAGTGGCATCTACATTGTGCAGATGTCATCTCTGACGAGGCTCTAGCACCAGTTGGGTAGCAACCATAACCTTCTAAGGTGCCAATAATCAGATGGTGTAGGTTTGTACTGTGGGTGTGAATTGTGGATAATCAACTTCCACTATAGGATTACAATGTAAAATAGAGTTCTAGACAAAAATTGACAACTTACTCTTGCCAATGTTTGGGGTTTAGTTTCAATCCATCCATAGTAGTCAGCAGAAAGGACCAAGCAGACACCACTGCAGTTATAACTGCTGCTGAAGGTTTGGTTGCAACAACCTGAAAtgtgaaataaaattaattcaCATAACAAGGCCAACAACCAGAACAAGTAATATCCTAGATTGATGTTATAAGTTTGTATGTCACATCATATTCATCATATAAAGCCTCAAAATGAAGTTGCAAACCAAATAAACTAACTTCAAAGTaggaatgaaattgaaaaatataaactaaGCCATAGGCACAAGTAAAATAGGAATGAAACTTTGAATTATAAAGTATTGAGCACAATATTTACATTGGAACTCAGCTTTGGATGAACCACTTGCCACATTATTTGCATTGACATTTCCGTTTCCTCTGTGTCATTTCCACCCACAAAAGTGATGACAGCCAAACACTCCAGCAACTACAATCACAAACCACAAAATGCAGAAAACAAAATGTTGAGCATTCACACAGCTCCCGATAATCAGGACTGAATGAACATAAAACCTCATAGAATTTCAATCATGCTACATACTGATGATATCTTTGTTGGTTCAAAGCCAGATTTGAGAGCCTGTGAAATAGGAGCAACTGACTCTTTGAATATTTCATGTGCTTTATCTCCATCGCCAGCAGTCAGGGCCAACAATCCtacaaaaatatattacaaaattgTAACCGTTTCAAAGTTGGGAGAAAATTCAAATGAGTCAACAAGAAGAATTAAGAGACTAACCAATGGCATGAGACGCTAAAGCGATCTCTTTAGAAGTCCCTCGTTTAACAATGTTCACACACTGGTGAAGTAAAGTAGTACATCTGAAGAACCAAGGGTTTTCTCATGAATTTCTTGTGTCCacataaatacatatttttaacaataaataaggacaaaaaaaatatgtatatcaTCAGTTAGATCTCACAAACAACATAGATGGTTACACTAGAGTTTCTTCAATACCTATTTGATAATGTAGGTAACCTTTGTAAAAGAACCCTTTGGACTCACCTCTAACCAGTAAAACCTACAAGCAACTAACCCCACCCGCCAAAACCAGTTGCCAGGTAATCCAAAGGGCATTCACCCGACATGCTTAAGCAGTTTATGCTCATTCTTCAAGTTGCTATTTGATTGCATTTTGTTATAAATCAACTAAATGAATCCCATTCCTAAGTGGGTGTTTGTATTTATTACTTATGCAAAACATAATACATCAAACAATGTTTTTATCTTCAGTTCATCTTGCCCTACAGCACCTAAATCACCGGTAAAGACCGAAAAGGAagcaaaatttcaaaagaaaaaagaaaaatcaaacaaaagctGCTTACTTCTTTTCCACAAACTCATGCTGCAAGCTGCTATTAAAAGTATCAATAATTGATGACAAAGCCTTCTCTCTTATGGCAGGCctgtatccaaaaaaagaaacaacattcAGTCACAAATTTAAACTAGAGAAATTATatgtacacaatattttcacaacatttttacaacaaatcctaaatgacaggttgttactggttgttattattggggcaaaaaagtaatcttagtctTAGGTtctgaaccaataacaaccaaccatctatgatttgttgtaaaaatattgtgaacgtggCATCTCTCTTTAAAATATAGAAGCAACAAACTAacaacaaaataattcaaagcACATCAGATACAACTTCATCGtacttaaaattcaaatcaagTTTAAGTGTTTGTTTTAAAGAGCaaaagaatgcaaacacaaaacaACAATAATAGTACCCATACAAGATTAACTAGAACCAAATTTGTACCTCTTCTCGTACAGAGCATCTAGAGCTAGGTCAAGTAAactatctttatttatttggacTTCTTCAGTCCCCAACACCGACATTTTATCCGACCGCATGGTCGAAGTCGAACTCACACTACTATTATCGTCTTCGTCGCTATCCAAAACTGCTGTCTTTTTTTTCTGAGATTTGcctgtaataataataaagtttcaATAACATCGAACACCAATCAATAATTACCTcaatctacccaaaataaaaaatttaaaaaaaaatt
This region includes:
- the LOC126708599 gene encoding uncharacterized protein LOC126708599, with translation MGKSKSQKKKTAVLDSDEDDNSSVSSTSTMRSDKMSVLGTEEVQINKDSLLDLALDALYEKRPAIREKALSSIIDTFNSSLQHEFVEKKCTTLLHQCVNIVKRGTSKEIALASHAIGLLALTAGDGDKAHEIFKESVAPISQALKSGFEPTKISSLLECLAVITFVGGNDTEETEMSMQIMWQVVHPKLSSNVVATKPSAAVITAVVSAWSFLLTTMDGLKLNPKHWQESISYLSSLLDKDDRSVRIAAGEALALIFEIGSVEKFSGEVKGSIDISTPERSKNQEGFSRVQGLKGKIVNKVRDLSAEAGGKGSAKKDLNSQRNLFRDILEFFEDGCSPENTVKIGGESLKTSSWYQMIQLNFLKRFLGGGFIKHMQENKFLQDVFEFTPKKKHLLDDEYRISSTDKRMYKSPNSVVSKARTQLLNKQRMLSEGRNAGHYAANAGDEDF